In Mycolicibacterium aubagnense, the DNA window TGGTGATCGTCGTACTGGCCGGCATGTACCTGCGCTAGCGAGCGTCACCCGCCGGCGGGCGAGATCTGCTGCGAGAGCGGCACATCCATGTCGTACACCCGGGCGTGCAGCACCACCCTGTTCCGCAACGCCGACCGCACCGCACGGTGCAGGCCGTCCTCCAGATAGATGGTGCCCCGCCAGCGCACGGCATGCGGGAACAGATCGCCGTAGAAGGTCGAATCCTCGGACAGCAGCCGGTCGAGGGCGAGCACCGTCGTGGTGGTGACGATTTCGTCGAGACGCAACTGCCGCGGCGGAATCTGGGCCCACTCGCGGTAGCTCAGCCCGTGTTCCGGGTAGGGCTTTCCGTCGCGTACCCCTTTAAAGATCATGAGCAGGTCCCGCCGCGAACTCCCCATGAGCCGAGCGGGTCCGCGGTGACAGCGTCGGCATACACCTGACCCTAGCGGGTCGGCACGGTGTTTGCCGAGGCATCCAACCACCAGAGGGGCTCTATCGCCCGCCCGAATCCATCGTCACCGTAAAATGGCGGTGAATCCGGAGGTGACGCATGGGTAGTGCCGACGACCGTCGCTTCGAGGTGCTCCGCGCCATCGTTGCCGACTTCGTCTCCACCAAGGAGCCCATCGGCTCCAAGACGCTCGTCGAGCGTCACAACCTCGGCGTTTCGAGCGCCACGGTGCGCAACGACATGGCCGTGCTGGAGGCCGAGGGCTACATCACGCAGCCGCATACCAGCTCGGGCCGGGTGCCCACGGAGAAGGGCTACCGCGAGTTCGTCGACCGAATCGACGACGTCAAGCCGCTGTCGTCCAGCGAACGCCGCGCCATCCTGACTTTCCTGGAGTCCGGCGTCGACCTCGACGACGTGCTGCGGCGAGCGGTCCGGCTGCTCGCGCAGCTGACCCGGCAGGTCGCCATCGTGCAGTACCCGACGCTGTCGCGGTCGACGGTGCGTCACCTCGAGGTGGTGGCATTGACCCCGGCCAGGCTGCTGCTGGTGGTCATCACCGACACCGGACGGGTCGACCAGCGAGTCGTCGAACTCGGGGACTCCATCGGAGAGCATGAGCTGTCCCAGCTGCGTGAGCGGCTCGGCGCGGCGCTGGAAGGCAAGCTGCTGTCGGCCGCGTCCATCGCGGTGGCCGACCTGGCGTCGCAGATGGACGGTCACGGCGGCCTGGGCGACGCGGTGGGCCGCGCGGCGACGGTGCTGGTCGAGACTCTGGTCGAGCACCAGGAGGAGCGGCTGTTACTCGGCGGCACCGCCAACCTGACGCGCAACACGGCTGATTTCGGCGGGTCCCTGCGATCGGTGCTGGAGGCGCTGGAAGAGCAGGTCGTGGTCCTGCGGTTGCTGGCTGCCCAGCAGGAGGCAGGTAAAGTCACGGTACGCATCGGCCACGAAACCGAGGCCGAGCAGATGGCAGGGACGTCAGTCGTGAGCACTGCCTACGGAAGCTTGGGCAAGGTTTACGGCGGGATGGGCGTGGTGGGCCCCACTCGGATGGACTATCCGGGCACCATCGCCAACGTCGCGGCCGTCGCCCGGTACATAGGCGAGGTTCTGGGCACCCGGTGAGGGTGCCCAGCGGTTCGAGAGATTAGGCAAGGTTCTTAGGCGTGGCACGCGATTACTACGGCCTGCTCGGCGTGAGCAAGGGCGCCAGTGACTCAGAGATCAAGAAGGCCTACCGCAGGCTGGCCCGGGAGCTGCACCCCGACGTCAATCCCGACGAGGGTGCGCAGGCCCGGTTCGCCGAGATCAGTACCGCCTACGAGGTCCTCAGTGACCCGGAGAAGCGGCGCATAGTCGACCTCGGCGGTGATCCCATGGAGGGCGGCGGAGGCGGCGGCGGTGCCGGCTTCTCGGGCTTCGGGGGTCTCGGGGATGTGTTCGAGGCGTTCTTCGGCGGCGGTGCGTCCTCGCGCGGTCCGATCGGCCGGGTGCGGCCGGGTTCGGACTCGCTGTTGCGCCTGCGGCTGAACCTCGAGGAATGCGCGACGGGCGTCACCAAGCAGGTCACCGTCGACACCGCCGTCCTGTGCGACGTGTGCCAAGGCAAGGGCACGCACGGCGACTCCCAGCCGGCGCGCTGTGACACCTGCCACGGTCAGGGCGAGGTGCAGACGGTCCAGCGTTCGCTGCTCGGCAACGTGATGACATCGCGACCCTGCCCCGTGTGTGGCGGTGTCGGTGAGGTGATCCCCGACCCGTGCCACCGCTGTGGCGGCGACGGGCGGGTGCGGGCGCGCCGCGAGGTCAGCGTCAAGATCCCGGCCGGCGTGGGAGAGGGCATGCGCGTGCGGTTGGCCGCGCAGGGCGAGGTCGGCCCCGGTGGTGGGCCCGCCGGCGACCTCTACGTCGAGGTGCACGAGCAGCCGCACGATCTGTTCCTGCGGGACGGCGACGACCTGCACTGCACCGTCTCGGTCCCGATGGTCGACGCCGCGCTGGGCACGACCGTGACCGTCGACGTCATCCTGGACGGGCCCACCGAGATCACCATCGCGCCGGGTACCCAACCAGGGTCGGTCACCACGCTGCGTGGCCACGGTATGCCGCACCTGCGGTCCGGGGTCCGCGGCAACCTGCACGCGCATATCGATGTGGTGGTGCCGTCCCGGCTCGACAACCGCGACCTGGAGCTGCTTCGCAAGTTCAAGGAGCAGCGCACCCGCGACGTCACCGAGGTGCGGTCCACGCAGAGCGTCGCCGGCGGCGGTGGTGGCTTGTTCAGCCGGCTGCGTGAAACCTTCAGCGGCCGTTAGCCTTCGGGGCTGCTGGTGAGCCGGGCGCTGTTCTACGTCGACGCGGTGCCGGAGGTCGGCGGTATCGCCGTCGTCGACGGCGACGAGGGGTTCCACGCGGCGACGGTGCGACGCATCCGTCCGGGCGAGGAACTGGACCTGTCCGACGGGGCGGGGACGTTGGCGCACTGCGTGATCGAGGACGCGGTGAAGGGCCGGTTGACGGCACGGGTGCTGTCGATCGCCGACGTCCCGGCCGCGGTGCCGACGGTGACGGTGGTCCAGGCCCTGCCCAAATCCGAACGCTCGGAACTGGCAATCGAATTGGCGACCGAGGCCGGCGCCGACGCCTTCGTCGCCTGGCAGTCCGAGCGCTGCGTCGCCCGGTGGGACGGTGCGGCCAAGGTGGAGAAGGGCTTACGACGCTGGAGTGCGGTCGCCCGGTCGGCGGCACGGCAGTCCCGGCGGCCGTACGTGCCGTTGGTCAGTGGCCCGATGTCGACCGCTGAGCTGGTGGAGTCGATCGGGGCCGCCAGGGGTGAGCGAAGCGACGGGATGGGTCATGTCACCCTGGTCCTGCACGAATCAGCGGAAGTGGCACTGCGCGACGTGATTTCGCCGTCCACCGAGGCGGTGACGCTGATCGTCGGGCCGGAAGGCGGTATCACCGACGGCGAGGTGGCGGCGCTGGTGGCCGCCGGCGCGGTCGCTGTTCGGCTGGGACCGTCGGTGCTGCGGACGTCGACCGCTGCGGCAGTCGCGTTGGGTGCCTTGGGCGTGCTGACGCCGCGCTGGGAGCTCTGACGGTCAGTGCTCGCCGCGCAGGTATGCCGCCTCGGCCTCGGCGACCGCGTCGTCGGCTTGCCGCGGAGTCGGTAGGTCGGAGGCGTTGGCCTCGATGATCGCCTCGACGCGTTCATCGTCGAGCCCCTCTGCCCGCAGGACGCTTTCGATGAGGGCACGTTGCACCGCACGGCCCTTCATGTTCGCGAGCTTGGCGGTTGACAGGATGCTGCGGGCGAGTTCGGTCTCGGTTGCCGCGGCGGCTCCCGGCGCGAGTTTGATCCGCTGGATCGAACCGCTGATCGATGCCTCGGCGGTGACGTTGCCTGCGGGGTCGGATACCGCGAACACCACCACCCGTGGCCCTTCGTCCTGCTGTGGTGGTTCGTCGTCCTGCGGTGCGGCGGTAGCCGGCGGCTCCATCGCCGCGGCATAGGAGTCGGCCCCGGCAGGTTCTTCGGCGCGTGCCTCGTCATCCGGCGTCACCAGCAGATCCAGACTTGAGTCGTCTGGGTTTTCCTCGTCGCTGTCGGTGTCGCTGAGATAGTCGAGCGCACTCTCGGTTTCCGGGTGCTCGTCTTCTGGGTCGTCCCAAGAATGGTCGGACATCGATCAGATCTGCATCTGCTTGCTGAGGTGGGAGCCTTCCTGCGCGTCCGTCTGATCGTATTGAGAGGCGGCTGTGGTCAGATTCGAGGCCAGGTTGCGGGACTTGTTCTGCATCTGCTCGCAGGCGGCCTTGCGCGCGTTGTTCGCGGCGCTCAGCGCTGATTGCGTCGACATGCACAGCGGCCCGTGGGTGGCCAGCACTTTGACTTCGACATACGACGTGGTGTCGCCGGCAGCGCTGAACACCGCGGCAGCATCGTCTTGTTTGGTGGACAGCTCGCGCAACTCTGAGGTCGTTACTTGCAGTTTGCCGGCCATGTGTCGCTCCTTTCAGAAAGCCTAGGTTTCGGTGGTGATGCGAGGTGGCGCAGTGGGATTCGACGGATCGAGGCTCACGTGGACAGGGCCTTTGGCGCTGTCGGGATCGACGGCCACCTCGACATGGTGGGCTCCGTCGTCGAACGAGACCTGGATGGGCGCACGTCCTGCGGGTGACTCCGCCCCGGGCGCCGCGCCAGACGGATTAGGTTCCGCGGGTTGGGCATTGGGATCGGCGGCCGGGTCGTCGGGCTTGCCGTCGCCGTCCTTGTCCGCGCCGGGTGCGTTCGGATCCTGGGCGTTGGGGTCCTGCTTGCCCTGCTGCGCGGCCTGGGCCGCCTGCGTCGCGGCTTGTGCCACCTGACCCGCGATGCCGGCGAGGCTGCCGAGGAGTCCGCCGCCGCCCCCGCTGCCGGAACCGCCGCCCATCTGCGGCAGCGAAGGCATGCCGCCGCCCGCGCCTGCGCCCGTGCCGGCGCCGGTGGGCATGCTCGAGGCGGCAGGCACCTGCGGCATCGACGGCATGCTCGGCGTGCCACCGCCGGCCCCGGCGCCTGAACCGCCGCCGGAGCCGCCGCCGGAGCCGCCGCCCGAACCGCCGCTCGGGCCGCCACCGGTTCCGACGGGATTGCCGGTGCCCGGCGGAGTGCCTGTGGGGTTGCCGGTGCCCGGCGGGTTACCGGTGCTGTCGGTTCCGTTGCCGCCCGAAGCCGGTGGCGGAGGCATGGTGCTCAGCGGCGCAGCGTGCGAAGCGCTCTGGTACATGCTCGTCGCCTGGCTCAATTGGGCTGCGTTGCTTGATGATTGCGCAATCATATTGCTCATCGTCACGCCGGCGGCCGCGGCGGCGACGGCGACCGATGCGGCCTGTAGTGCAAGCGATTCCGGAGAGCCGATTACCGATGCTTCCAGTGCCAGGCAGACGGGGATCATCGCGCCGAGGCCCGTGGCGATGTTGTCCATCTGATCGCGTCCGTCGGCCACCTGCTGCGCTTCGGCGCCCAGGATCTGCACGACCAGATTGTCAGCCTGCAGCAATTGTTCGGCGCTACCGATCTGCTCGGCGTTCCTGCCGGAGTACGACGAAGCGGCGCTGCCGTGCCATTCGTTCGGATAGGCGTTGCTGAGTCCGTCGCCGGCAGCCTGAAAAAGCTCGGCGCCCTGCGAGAAGGATTCCCCGGTGTCGGGATCACCCATGCCGAAGCCGAGCGACACGAGCGTCAGCCCGTACATTCCGCCCTCGATGATGGGGGTCGCCGCCGCCTCCGGCATCAACATCTGGGCGAGTTGGCCCGCGTCGTTGGCCAGTCCGACGAGGCCGCCGATGGGGTCACCCGACATCATCTTCTTGATGTTGTCGGCGATATCCTGCGCCGTGTCGAGGGCGTTGTCGATCTTGTCGAGGACGTCGTTGGCCTTGTCGAGCACCTCCCCGAGCTTGCCCAACGGGCCGGCGCCGTGATGGTCGCCGTCGTGATGGGGGCTGTTCCGGGGTTCGTCGTCGCGGTGGTGCCCAGGGTTGGGGTGACTGTTGCGGGGATGCGAGGGGTTCGGCGCATGTGGCGGGTTCGGCGTATGCGGCGTATGCGGGCGCCCTGGAAGTCGCGGATGACCAGACATGCAGAACCCTCCCCGATTCCTCACCGTCCCGGCGGACCCTCGCCGGCGAATTCGAGCCTAACAGCGCGCAGAGTGCCTCCATTGCGCTAATTCGGAAGTCCACGACGTGGCTGTTCGGGCGATTCATGTGGCCCGGGACACAGCAATTCCTGCCAGTAAACATCAATTTCCTGCCAGCGGAATTAATCTCTTGACCTGCCTGTTTACATGAATGTCACAGCGGCTCGGACCGCAAGGGGACAAAGACGGACAGACGACGTGAAGGGGAACTCGCCATGAAGAATTTCGGAATTGCAGCAGTTATCGCCGGTGGATTGGCCGCCGGTGCCATGGGGTTCGCCGTTCCCGCCGTAGCCGCCACTGGCCCGGCTCCGACAGGAGTGCAGGCGACGGTGGTGCCGACGGGGGTTGATCACCTGAACTGGCTGGACGACGTCCACCAGGGTGCCAAGTCGCCCAAGGTCGACACCAACGTCCACCAGAGCCGGTAATCGGCGACAACTACTACGCAACCCGCGGGCGGTACCGGATCACGGTGCCGCCCGCGGTTGCGTGACCAGCCAACTCGTTGGGCCTGGCATGGGCCCGGCGGTAGAATGTGCTTCTCAGCTCGACCCAAGAAAGCAGGCATCGAAAACCACGTGACGCCCCGCGATACGAACGCCGCCGCGTCGCGCTCCTCGGAGCTCGGCCCGTCGGTTCGAAGCAGCATCACTGTTCCGCCTGACCTTGTGGTGGGTCTGCTGGGCTCCGCTGACGAGAATCTGCGAGCGCTGGAGAATCTGCTGGCGGCCGACATTCACGTCCGCGGCAATTCGCTGTCGATATCCGGCCGGCCGGCTGATGTGGCGTTGGCCGAGCGCGTCGTCAGTGAGCTCATCGCGATCGCCGCCGGTGGTCAGTCGCTGACCCCGGACGTCGTCCGCCGCAGCGTCGGCATGCTCGACGGCGCCGACAGCGAGTCGCCGGCGCAGGTGCTGACGCTGGACATCCTGTCGCGGCGCGGCAAGACGATCCGGCCCAAGACGCTCAATCAGAAGCGTTACGTCGACGCGATCGACGCCCACACCATCGTCTTCGGCATCGGCCCCGCCGGCACCGGCAAGACCTACCTGGCAATGGCCAAGGCCGTCAGCGCATTACAGACCAAGCAGGTCAGCCGGATCATCCTGACCCGTCCCGCCGTCGAAGCGGGGGAGCGCCTCGGCTTCCTGCCCGGCACCCTGAACGAGAAGATCGACCCGTATCTACGGCCGTTGTACGACGCGCTACACGACATGATGGATGCGGAGATGATCCCGAAGCTGATGGCAGCCGGGGTGATCGAGGTCGCGCCGTTGGCATACATGAGGGGAAGGACGTTGAACGACGCCTTCATCATTCTTGACGAGGCGCAGAACACCACCGCCGAACAGATGAAGATGTTCCTGACCCGCCTGGGTTTTGGTTCGAAGATCGTCGTCACCGGTGACGTCACCCAGGTCGATCTGCCGGGCGGATCGAAGTCGGGTCTGCGGTCGGCCGTCGAGGTGCTCGACGGCATCGAGGACATCCATATCGCCGAACTCACGAGTGCAGATGTGGTGCGCCACAAACTGGTGTCGGAGATCGTCGACGCGTACGAAGCAGCGGAAGCCAAAGTGAGCGAGCACGGTCTGGCCAACCGTTCACACCGCCGAGCCACCGGCCGGACG includes these proteins:
- a CDS encoding type II toxin-antitoxin system VapB family antitoxin, whose protein sequence is MIFKGVRDGKPYPEHGLSYREWAQIPPRQLRLDEIVTTTTVLALDRLLSEDSTFYGDLFPHAVRWRGTIYLEDGLHRAVRSALRNRVVLHARVYDMDVPLSQQISPAGG
- the hrcA gene encoding heat-inducible transcriptional repressor HrcA, yielding MGSADDRRFEVLRAIVADFVSTKEPIGSKTLVERHNLGVSSATVRNDMAVLEAEGYITQPHTSSGRVPTEKGYREFVDRIDDVKPLSSSERRAILTFLESGVDLDDVLRRAVRLLAQLTRQVAIVQYPTLSRSTVRHLEVVALTPARLLLVVITDTGRVDQRVVELGDSIGEHELSQLRERLGAALEGKLLSAASIAVADLASQMDGHGGLGDAVGRAATVLVETLVEHQEERLLLGGTANLTRNTADFGGSLRSVLEALEEQVVVLRLLAAQQEAGKVTVRIGHETEAEQMAGTSVVSTAYGSLGKVYGGMGVVGPTRMDYPGTIANVAAVARYIGEVLGTR
- the dnaJ gene encoding molecular chaperone DnaJ; the encoded protein is MARDYYGLLGVSKGASDSEIKKAYRRLARELHPDVNPDEGAQARFAEISTAYEVLSDPEKRRIVDLGGDPMEGGGGGGGAGFSGFGGLGDVFEAFFGGGASSRGPIGRVRPGSDSLLRLRLNLEECATGVTKQVTVDTAVLCDVCQGKGTHGDSQPARCDTCHGQGEVQTVQRSLLGNVMTSRPCPVCGGVGEVIPDPCHRCGGDGRVRARREVSVKIPAGVGEGMRVRLAAQGEVGPGGGPAGDLYVEVHEQPHDLFLRDGDDLHCTVSVPMVDAALGTTVTVDVILDGPTEITIAPGTQPGSVTTLRGHGMPHLRSGVRGNLHAHIDVVVPSRLDNRDLELLRKFKEQRTRDVTEVRSTQSVAGGGGGLFSRLRETFSGR
- a CDS encoding 16S rRNA (uracil(1498)-N(3))-methyltransferase, with protein sequence MSRALFYVDAVPEVGGIAVVDGDEGFHAATVRRIRPGEELDLSDGAGTLAHCVIEDAVKGRLTARVLSIADVPAAVPTVTVVQALPKSERSELAIELATEAGADAFVAWQSERCVARWDGAAKVEKGLRRWSAVARSAARQSRRPYVPLVSGPMSTAELVESIGAARGERSDGMGHVTLVLHESAEVALRDVISPSTEAVTLIVGPEGGITDGEVAALVAAGAVAVRLGPSVLRTSTAAAVALGALGVLTPRWEL
- a CDS encoding ESX-1 secretion-associated protein, yielding MAGKLQVTTSELRELSTKQDDAAAVFSAAGDTTSYVEVKVLATHGPLCMSTQSALSAANNARKAACEQMQNKSRNLASNLTTAASQYDQTDAQEGSHLSKQMQI
- a CDS encoding EspA/EspE family type VII secretion system effector, which codes for MSGHPRLPGRPHTPHTPNPPHAPNPSHPRNSHPNPGHHRDDEPRNSPHHDGDHHGAGPLGKLGEVLDKANDVLDKIDNALDTAQDIADNIKKMMSGDPIGGLVGLANDAGQLAQMLMPEAAATPIIEGGMYGLTLVSLGFGMGDPDTGESFSQGAELFQAAGDGLSNAYPNEWHGSAASSYSGRNAEQIGSAEQLLQADNLVVQILGAEAQQVADGRDQMDNIATGLGAMIPVCLALEASVIGSPESLALQAASVAVAAAAAGVTMSNMIAQSSSNAAQLSQATSMYQSASHAAPLSTMPPPPASGGNGTDSTGNPPGTGNPTGTPPGTGNPVGTGGGPSGGSGGGSGGGSGGGSGAGAGGGTPSMPSMPQVPAASSMPTGAGTGAGAGGGMPSLPQMGGGSGSGGGGGLLGSLAGIAGQVAQAATQAAQAAQQGKQDPNAQDPNAPGADKDGDGKPDDPAADPNAQPAEPNPSGAAPGAESPAGRAPIQVSFDDGAHHVEVAVDPDSAKGPVHVSLDPSNPTAPPRITTET
- a CDS encoding PhoH family protein; its protein translation is MTPRDTNAAASRSSELGPSVRSSITVPPDLVVGLLGSADENLRALENLLAADIHVRGNSLSISGRPADVALAERVVSELIAIAAGGQSLTPDVVRRSVGMLDGADSESPAQVLTLDILSRRGKTIRPKTLNQKRYVDAIDAHTIVFGIGPAGTGKTYLAMAKAVSALQTKQVSRIILTRPAVEAGERLGFLPGTLNEKIDPYLRPLYDALHDMMDAEMIPKLMAAGVIEVAPLAYMRGRTLNDAFIILDEAQNTTAEQMKMFLTRLGFGSKIVVTGDVTQVDLPGGSKSGLRSAVEVLDGIEDIHIAELTSADVVRHKLVSEIVDAYEAAEAKVSEHGLANRSHRRATGRTRR